From Lolium perenne isolate Kyuss_39 chromosome 5, Kyuss_2.0, whole genome shotgun sequence, a single genomic window includes:
- the LOC127301982 gene encoding uncharacterized protein isoform X3, whose protein sequence is MENLFMQVFESRDAVAAQIRHQGESYAHSLARAFHLHGHRPPPWLIPSCAAAPQELNGKPIIPEFLFAGSQITTPATSRTVFLPRAAPSTSFTSAGVPNEYVGLETICDTLDANQHEAPQQKQVSADDRELAEATSEVNIFSVVKRSRSRQRHIEDRSREKGQGAKSGSSDVIPRSEHATAGSKRTAASLSSKPSGDGANNAGTRTSLLGLENGFRASEGISTESFKRSKHGDPGNQGVQLGFSQNRVASSGNNVKVPKNCPVGNLLEVQVTGGSVCQALPATHLSVEPKKLQFDGVESVCMNPASEQTMQQPYDCAPESANIDLDEAHSLNEVQVTCSAGHALPETYLSAEQKKLQFDVVESVCMNPASEQMMQQPKCALESASFDLAEAHSVSEVQVAGRVCHTLPETYLSVEPKKLQFDGFESVCMNPASEQTMQQPECALGSANSDRAKAHSLNEDPPSASCSQVSRFMGRLLLDGMESGYLNPDSAPVKQLQEGVLERSSLGTHPVKEDESPSSSSKVPNPTSVLLVERDTLHTVEDTGRTIELDDFSDRITTQSPESSEQHCADLPSSESLEPPTQLADNSSEAPAPSRISLDDLLEEDGCEDLSHSPINDEDRQCSQFRSAACPEKLQPQTVTLIDVYNTSLSPYKTQSNGTHSNRSPVVNASVSEENEVSQEQHFLARTSSELNEAEVGTPLGHASPASQNEILELKPAHYAVNCNSGKLGADQEKFSALTKACDISVSNTKDESAVPEVMSCISARRTSEMHTTERNSMTSAEYLRQDDSDKRKSSQPYIQYFSHTVASHEKINLAKSDKSSASYDQKRSVHDGVQVNGGLSSKRRRIRSRSDFELSRTPCANSLALDHQVGISGDMLTTRNFSEKSQLSGRYFLRSSGSCKSMSLDSEVENAASNCKNSVTSDVYGNCNSSRGRCNTTSLLNAVLDNSPSASTSRSTMEGMLFDSSREQTQDNSEVEFLTRTASLPCSAGILSHNEENYTEQEDTCLHGQDLNVTNESVADQEMVLQVDNLSSPIAISNPENCSGAELFPVLSSYTLDQHGEQASAPNALFHEKLCYGSNVKLCRKYKSYDPKGHLLSGTAISRQLDDESFECDGSMPEFERFDVPVEFDSPPTGKRPFEDLYDSNAASGVWETLSGKPRNYSFSDELQQYSGSDSRSIMDSFGCGLELDTFFISDAVASCSSDANSRQEINETPLTPSVEKYSLRKFPSRSGSGSEHMGSIPELECFRIDEDNIITEEDEHQDMLPGSVDVNCSFQQQSGRKALQDITGLCQNNGNSPSLSARCMDTGNIDLSGESFSSELKNHSNMRKDHGNMKPKDSHPTSVKREGKVTRSLHGRLGTAEKRNSRNLRHRSEANVDRQLKPSNIVANMTSFIPLVKQKSQPTTACVKKDVKVKALKAAEAAKRLEEKKQKEQEIRKAAAKVERERLKREKEQKQKLEEEKKKRDEEEQKKKREVDAATKKRQREEGEKRETMKKRKCIDEARKQQKQPMDRRRGTKDEKDTRQKASDAMETKKNLVDVGKNQAKLEETTEPALPYKDNKSKDEKGVAVDERPASFGSDAKETMPNSFEESYDMSPFKDSDDEEDDDFEDEQESRRRMKFVPTWARKENLDKILLSNITLDPREIFARKSSFNISDVFSAYIPQRGLR, encoded by the exons ATGGAGAACCTCTTCATGCAGGTCTTCGAGAGCCGGGACGCCGTCGCCGCGCAGATCCGCCACCAGGGCGAATCCTACGCCCACTCCCTCGCCCGCGCCTTCCACCTCCACGGCCACCGCCCCCCGCCCTGGCTcatcccctcctgcgccgccgctCCGCAAG AGCTAAACGGCAAGCCAATCATTCCGGAGTTCCTTTTCGCGGGAAGCCAGATCACTACACCAGCAACCAGCAGGACCGTCTTCCTGCCAAGAGCTGCTCCTAGCACTTCTTTCACGAGCGCCGGGGTTCCGAACGAGTACGTCGGTCTGGAGACTATCTGCGACACTCTGGATGCCAACCAGCACGAAGCGCCGCAGCAGAAGCAGGTTTCAGCTGATGACCGGGAGCTTGCCGAGGCTACTTCTGAAGTCAACATATTCTCCGTGGTGAAGCGCTCCAGGTCAAGGCAGCGGCATATTGAAGACCGCTCACGTGAGAAGGGTCAAGGGGCAAAGAGTGGAAGCAGTGATGTTATACCGAGGTCTGAACATGCGACTGCAGGCTCGAAAAGAACAGCTGCGTCGTTATCCTCCAAACCATCTGGTGATGGCGCAAACAATGCTGGAACAAGGACCTCTTTGCTTGGTCTGGAGAATGGTTTTCGTGCCAGTGAGGGTATATCAACTGAATCCTTCAAGCGCAGCAAACATGGTGATCCTGGAAATCAAGGAGTCCAGTTAGGTTTTTCTCAAAACCGGGTTGCCAGTTCTGGCAATAATGTCAAGGTCCCTAAAAATTGCCCTGTTGGAAATTTGCTTGAGGTGCAAGTTACAGGAGGCAGCGTGTGCCAGGCACTCCCTGCAACTCATTTGTCGGTTGAGCCGAAAAAACTTCAGTTTGATGGTGTTGAATCAGTCTGCATGAATCCTGCAAGCGAACAAACCATGCAGCAACCTTATGATTGTGCTCCGGAAAGTGCCAATATTGATCTTGATGAGGCACACTCtttaaatgaagtgcaagttacaTGCAGTGCTGGCCATGCACTCCCTGAGACTTATTTGTCGGCTGAGCAGAAAAAACTGCAATTCGATGTTGTTGAATCAGTCTGCATGAATCCTGCAAGTGAACAAATGATGCAGCAACCAAAATGTGCTCTGGAAAGTGCCAGTTTTGATCTTGCTGAGGCACATTCGGTAAGTGAAGTGCAAGTTGCAGGCAGGGTTTGCCACACACTCCCGGAAACTTATCTGTCGGTTGAGCCGAAAAAACTTCAGTTCGATGGTTTTGAATCAGTCTGCATGAATCCTGCAAGTGAACAAACGATGCAGCAACCAGAATGTGCTCTCGGAAGTGCCAACTCTGATCGTGCTAAGGCACATTCTTTAAATGAAGACCCACCTTCTGCCAGCTGTTCACAAGTTTCTCGTTTCATGGGCAGATTATTGCTTGATGGTATGGAATCAGGATATTTGAACCCTGACAGTGCACCAGTGAAGCAGCTGCAGGAAGGTGTTTTGGAACGTTCCAGCCTTGGCACACATCCGGTAAAGGAGGACGAATCTCCGtccagttcttctaaagtacctaATCCTACAAGCGTATTATTGGTTGAAAGGGATACACTGCATACTGTAGAAGATACTGGAAGAACAATAGAACTGGATGATTTTTCAGATCGGATCACCACTCAGAGTCCCGAGTCTTCTGAACAACACTGCGCTGATCTTCCATCCAGTGAATCTTTGGAGCCACCTACCCAACTAGCTGATAATAGTTCTGAGGCTCCTGCACCGTCACGAATATCACTGGACGACTTGTTAGAGGAGGATGGCTGTGAGGATCTCTCGCATTCACCTATAAATGATGAGGATAGACAATGCTCCCAATTCAGGTCCGCTGCATGTCCAGAGAAGCTTCAACCTCAGACTGTTACTTTGATTGATGTTTATAACACAAGCCTCTCTCCTTATAAAACACAAAGCAATGGCACACATTCCAATCGTAGTCCTGTTGTGAATGCTTCTGTATCTGAAGAAAATGAGGTATCTCAGGAGCAACATTTCTTGGCTAGAACATCTTCAGAATTAAATGAAGCAGAAGTGGGTACTCCCTTGGGCCATGCATCTCCGGCCTCACAAAATGAAATACTCGAGTTAAAGCCAGCACATTATGCAGTTAACTGCAATTCTGGAAAGTTGGGCGCCGATCAGGAAAAATTCTCAGCTTTGACGAAAGCATGTGACATTTCCGTCAGCAACACGAAGGATGAAtctgcagtaccagaagttatGAGCTGTATTTCAGCTAGAAGAACCAGCGAAATGCATACAACTGAACGGAACAGTATGACTTCGGCTGAATATCTGCGTCAAGATG ACAGCGATAAAAGGAAATCTTCACAACCCTATATTCAATACTTCTCACATACTGTAGCATCACATGAGAAAATTAATCTGGCCAAGTCAGACAAAAGCAGTGCTTCTTATGACCAGAAGAGGTCAGTTCATGATGGAGTTCAAGTAAATGGCGGTTTGTCATCTAAAAGGAGAAGAATAAGATCCCGATCAGACTTTGAGCTTTCCAGGACTCCTTGCGCAAATTCATTGGCTCTAGACCACCAAGTTGGCATTTCTGGTGATATGTTAACCACGAGAAATTTCTCAGAGAAATCCCAACTGTCAGGTCGTTACTTCTTAAGGAGTTCAGGATCCTGCAAGAGCATGTCTCTGGATTCAGAGGTGGAGAATGCTGCAAGCAACTGCAAGAATTCAGTTACGAGTGATGTTTATGGAAATTGCAATTCTTCCCGTGGAAGATGCAATACGACTAGCCTATTGAATGCTGTCCTTGATAACTCACCTAGTGCAAGCACTAGCAGGAGTACAATGGAGGGAATGCTCTTCGACAGTTCTCGAGAGCAGACACAAGATAATTCAGAAGTTGAATTTCTGACCAGAACTGCTTCTTTGCCTTGCTCCGCTGGCATCCTATCTCACAATGAGGAAAACTACACAGAACAG GAAGATACTTGCTTACACGGTCAAGACCTGAATGTCACCAATGAAAGTGTGGCAGACCAGGAAATGGTTCTTCAGGTGGATAACCTGTCATCTCCAATTGCAATATCAAATCCAGAAAATTGTTCTGGAGCGGAATTGTTTCCTGTACTTTCAAGTTATACTTTAGATCAACATGGTGAACAAGCATCTGCTCCGAATGCATTGTTTCATGAGAAATTATGTTATGGCTCCAATGTTAAACTTTGTAGGAAATATAAAAGTTATGATCCAAAAGGACATTTGTTGTCTGGTACTGCTATTTCAAGGCAATTGGATGATGAATCGTTCGAATGTGATGGTTCAATGCCAGAATTTGAGAGGTTTGACGTTCCTGTTGAATTTGACAGCCCACCTACCGGAAAAAGGCCATTTGAGGATCTTTACGATTCTAATGCAGCAAGTGGTGTCTGGGAAACTTTGTCTGGGAAACCTAGAAACTATTCCTTCTCTGATGAACTGCAACAATACAGTGGTAGTGACAGTCGCAGCATCATGGACTCTTTCGGATGTGGATTAGAACTTGATACCTTTTTTATTTCCGATGCTGTAGCCTCATGTTCCTCAGATGCTAACAGCAGACAAGAGATCAATGAAACTCCGTTGACTCCATCAGTTGAAAAATATAGCCTCCGGAAATTTCCATCAAGATCTGGATCTGGTTCAGAACATATGGGTTCTATTCCTGAACTTGAATGCTTCCGAATTGATGAAGACAACATCATCACGGAAGAGGATGAGCACCAAGATATGTTACCTGGATCTGTAGATGTGAATTGCTCATTCCAGCAGCAATCTGGCAGAAAAGCACTTCAGGATATCACTGGATTATGTCAAAACAATGGAAATTCTCCGTCTCTTTCAGCAAGATGCATGGATACAGGTAACATAGACTTGAGTGGAGAATCTTTCAGCAGTGAGCTCAAGAATCATTCCAACATGAGAAAGGATCATGGCAACATGAAGCCAAAAGACAGTCATCCTACTTCAGTTAAGAGAGAAGGGAAAGTAACCCGATCTCTTCATGGCAGATTAGGCACGGCAGAAAAACGCAATAGCAGAAATCTGAGACACAGGAGTGAAGCAAATGTTGACAGACAACTTAAGCCTAGCAATATTGTTGCCAATATGACATCTTTTATACCTCTCGTAAAACAGAAGTCGCAACCTACAACAGCGTGCG TTAAAAAAGACGTTAAGGTGAAGGCCCTTAAGGCAGCTGAAGCTGCAAAACGTCTTGAAGAGAAGAAACAAAAGGAGCAAGAAATTCGCAAAGCGGCTGCAAAAGTAGAGCGGGAAAGACTGAAGCGTGAGAaggaacaaaaacaaaaacttgaagaggaaaagaagaaacgagatgaagaggaacaaaagaagaaGCGAGAAGTTGATGCGGCCACTAAGAAGAGGCAgagggaagaaggggaaaagagggAAACAATGAAAAAAAGAAAATGCATTGACGAAGCTCGAAAGCAACAGAAGCAGCCTATGGATAGACGGCGAggcacaaaggatgagaaagataCTCGTCAAAAAGCTTCT GATGCTATGGAGACGAAAAAAAATTTGGTTGATGTAGGCAAAAACCAAGCTAAACTTGAAGAGACTACGGAACCTGCCCTTCCATACAAGGACAATAAAAGTAAGGACGAGAAAGGTGTTGCAGTAGATGAGAGACCTGCAAGTTTTGGATCTGATGCTAAGGAAACTATGCCGAACAGTTTTGAGGAG TCGTATGATATGTCACCGTTCAAAGATtctgacgatgaggaagatgatgaCTTTGAAGATGAACAAGAATCAAGGCGCAGAATGAAATTTGTTCCTACTTGGGCTCG AAAAGAAAACCTGGATAAGATCTTATTATCCAATATAACATTAGACCCTAGAGAAATTTTTGCTCGGAAGTCATCCTTCAACATATCTGATG TTTTCTCGGCCTACATTCCCCAACGTGGCTTAAGATAA
- the LOC127301982 gene encoding uncharacterized protein isoform X2: MENLFMQVFESRDAVAAQIRHQGESYAHSLARAFHLHGHRPPPWLIPSCAAAPQELNGKPIIPEFLFAGSQITTPATSRTVFLPRAAPSTSFTSAGVPNEYVGLETICDTLDANQHEAPQQKQVSADDRELAEATSEVNIFSVVKRSRSRQRHIEDRSREKGQGAKSGSSDVIPRSEHATAGSKRTAASLSSKPSGDGANNAGTRTSLLGLENGFRASEGISTESFKRSKHGDPGNQGVQLGFSQNRVASSGNNVKVPKNCPVGNLLEVQVTGGSVCQALPATHLSVEPKKLQFDGVESVCMNPASEQTMQQPYDCAPESANIDLDEAHSLNEVQVTCSAGHALPETYLSAEQKKLQFDVVESVCMNPASEQMMQQPKCALESASFDLAEAHSVSEVQVAGRVCHTLPETYLSVEPKKLQFDGFESVCMNPASEQTMQQPECALGSANSDRAKAHSLNEDPPSASCSQVSRFMGRLLLDGMESGYLNPDSAPVKQLQEGVLERSSLGTHPVKEDESPSSSSKVPNPTSVLLVERDTLHTVEDTGRTIELDDFSDRITTQSPESSEQHCADLPSSESLEPPTQLADNSSEAPAPSRISLDDLLEEDGCEDLSHSPINDEDRQCSQFRSAACPEKLQPQTVTLIDVYNTSLSPYKTQSNGTHSNRSPVVNASVSEENEVSQEQHFLARTSSELNEAEVGTPLGHASPASQNEILELKPAHYAVNCNSGKLGADQEKFSALTKACDISVSNTKDESAVPEVMSCISARRTSEMHTTERNSMTSAEYLRQDADSDKRKSSQPYIQYFSHTVASHEKINLAKSDKSSASYDQKRSVHDGVQVNGGLSSKRRRIRSRSDFELSRTPCANSLALDHQVGISGDMLTTRNFSEKSQLSGRYFLRSSGSCKSMSLDSEVENAASNCKNSVTSDVYGNCNSSRGRCNTTSLLNAVLDNSPSASTSRSTMEGMLFDSSREQTQDNSEVEFLTRTASLPCSAGILSHNEENYTEQEDTCLHGQDLNVTNESVADQEMVLQVDNLSSPIAISNPENCSGAELFPVLSSYTLDQHGEQASAPNALFHEKLCYGSNVKLCRKYKSYDPKGHLLSGTAISRQLDDESFECDGSMPEFERFDVPVEFDSPPTGKRPFEDLYDSNAASGVWETLSGKPRNYSFSDELQQYSGSDSRSIMDSFGCGLELDTFFISDAVASCSSDANSRQEINETPLTPSVEKYSLRKFPSRSGSGSEHMGSIPELECFRIDEDNIITEEDEHQDMLPGSVDVNCSFQQQSGRKALQDITGLCQNNGNSPSLSARCMDTGNIDLSGESFSSELKNHSNMRKDHGNMKPKDSHPTSVKREGKVTRSLHGRLGTAEKRNSRNLRHRSEANVDRQLKPSNIVANMTSFIPLVKQKSQPTTACVKKDVKVKALKAAEAAKRLEEKKQKEQEIRKAAAKVERERLKREKEQKQKLEEEKKKRDEEEQKKKREVDAATKKRQREEGEKRETMKKRKCIDEARKQQKQPMDRRRGTKDEKDTRQKASDAMETKKNLVDVGKNQAKLEETTEPALPYKDNKSKDEKGVAVDERPASFGSDAKETMPNSFEESYDMSPFKDSDDEEDDDFEDEQESRRRMKFVPTWARKENLDKILLSNITLDPREIFARKSSFNISDVFSAYIPQRGLR, encoded by the exons ATGGAGAACCTCTTCATGCAGGTCTTCGAGAGCCGGGACGCCGTCGCCGCGCAGATCCGCCACCAGGGCGAATCCTACGCCCACTCCCTCGCCCGCGCCTTCCACCTCCACGGCCACCGCCCCCCGCCCTGGCTcatcccctcctgcgccgccgctCCGCAAG AGCTAAACGGCAAGCCAATCATTCCGGAGTTCCTTTTCGCGGGAAGCCAGATCACTACACCAGCAACCAGCAGGACCGTCTTCCTGCCAAGAGCTGCTCCTAGCACTTCTTTCACGAGCGCCGGGGTTCCGAACGAGTACGTCGGTCTGGAGACTATCTGCGACACTCTGGATGCCAACCAGCACGAAGCGCCGCAGCAGAAGCAGGTTTCAGCTGATGACCGGGAGCTTGCCGAGGCTACTTCTGAAGTCAACATATTCTCCGTGGTGAAGCGCTCCAGGTCAAGGCAGCGGCATATTGAAGACCGCTCACGTGAGAAGGGTCAAGGGGCAAAGAGTGGAAGCAGTGATGTTATACCGAGGTCTGAACATGCGACTGCAGGCTCGAAAAGAACAGCTGCGTCGTTATCCTCCAAACCATCTGGTGATGGCGCAAACAATGCTGGAACAAGGACCTCTTTGCTTGGTCTGGAGAATGGTTTTCGTGCCAGTGAGGGTATATCAACTGAATCCTTCAAGCGCAGCAAACATGGTGATCCTGGAAATCAAGGAGTCCAGTTAGGTTTTTCTCAAAACCGGGTTGCCAGTTCTGGCAATAATGTCAAGGTCCCTAAAAATTGCCCTGTTGGAAATTTGCTTGAGGTGCAAGTTACAGGAGGCAGCGTGTGCCAGGCACTCCCTGCAACTCATTTGTCGGTTGAGCCGAAAAAACTTCAGTTTGATGGTGTTGAATCAGTCTGCATGAATCCTGCAAGCGAACAAACCATGCAGCAACCTTATGATTGTGCTCCGGAAAGTGCCAATATTGATCTTGATGAGGCACACTCtttaaatgaagtgcaagttacaTGCAGTGCTGGCCATGCACTCCCTGAGACTTATTTGTCGGCTGAGCAGAAAAAACTGCAATTCGATGTTGTTGAATCAGTCTGCATGAATCCTGCAAGTGAACAAATGATGCAGCAACCAAAATGTGCTCTGGAAAGTGCCAGTTTTGATCTTGCTGAGGCACATTCGGTAAGTGAAGTGCAAGTTGCAGGCAGGGTTTGCCACACACTCCCGGAAACTTATCTGTCGGTTGAGCCGAAAAAACTTCAGTTCGATGGTTTTGAATCAGTCTGCATGAATCCTGCAAGTGAACAAACGATGCAGCAACCAGAATGTGCTCTCGGAAGTGCCAACTCTGATCGTGCTAAGGCACATTCTTTAAATGAAGACCCACCTTCTGCCAGCTGTTCACAAGTTTCTCGTTTCATGGGCAGATTATTGCTTGATGGTATGGAATCAGGATATTTGAACCCTGACAGTGCACCAGTGAAGCAGCTGCAGGAAGGTGTTTTGGAACGTTCCAGCCTTGGCACACATCCGGTAAAGGAGGACGAATCTCCGtccagttcttctaaagtacctaATCCTACAAGCGTATTATTGGTTGAAAGGGATACACTGCATACTGTAGAAGATACTGGAAGAACAATAGAACTGGATGATTTTTCAGATCGGATCACCACTCAGAGTCCCGAGTCTTCTGAACAACACTGCGCTGATCTTCCATCCAGTGAATCTTTGGAGCCACCTACCCAACTAGCTGATAATAGTTCTGAGGCTCCTGCACCGTCACGAATATCACTGGACGACTTGTTAGAGGAGGATGGCTGTGAGGATCTCTCGCATTCACCTATAAATGATGAGGATAGACAATGCTCCCAATTCAGGTCCGCTGCATGTCCAGAGAAGCTTCAACCTCAGACTGTTACTTTGATTGATGTTTATAACACAAGCCTCTCTCCTTATAAAACACAAAGCAATGGCACACATTCCAATCGTAGTCCTGTTGTGAATGCTTCTGTATCTGAAGAAAATGAGGTATCTCAGGAGCAACATTTCTTGGCTAGAACATCTTCAGAATTAAATGAAGCAGAAGTGGGTACTCCCTTGGGCCATGCATCTCCGGCCTCACAAAATGAAATACTCGAGTTAAAGCCAGCACATTATGCAGTTAACTGCAATTCTGGAAAGTTGGGCGCCGATCAGGAAAAATTCTCAGCTTTGACGAAAGCATGTGACATTTCCGTCAGCAACACGAAGGATGAAtctgcagtaccagaagttatGAGCTGTATTTCAGCTAGAAGAACCAGCGAAATGCATACAACTGAACGGAACAGTATGACTTCGGCTGAATATCTGCGTCAAGATG CAGACAGCGATAAAAGGAAATCTTCACAACCCTATATTCAATACTTCTCACATACTGTAGCATCACATGAGAAAATTAATCTGGCCAAGTCAGACAAAAGCAGTGCTTCTTATGACCAGAAGAGGTCAGTTCATGATGGAGTTCAAGTAAATGGCGGTTTGTCATCTAAAAGGAGAAGAATAAGATCCCGATCAGACTTTGAGCTTTCCAGGACTCCTTGCGCAAATTCATTGGCTCTAGACCACCAAGTTGGCATTTCTGGTGATATGTTAACCACGAGAAATTTCTCAGAGAAATCCCAACTGTCAGGTCGTTACTTCTTAAGGAGTTCAGGATCCTGCAAGAGCATGTCTCTGGATTCAGAGGTGGAGAATGCTGCAAGCAACTGCAAGAATTCAGTTACGAGTGATGTTTATGGAAATTGCAATTCTTCCCGTGGAAGATGCAATACGACTAGCCTATTGAATGCTGTCCTTGATAACTCACCTAGTGCAAGCACTAGCAGGAGTACAATGGAGGGAATGCTCTTCGACAGTTCTCGAGAGCAGACACAAGATAATTCAGAAGTTGAATTTCTGACCAGAACTGCTTCTTTGCCTTGCTCCGCTGGCATCCTATCTCACAATGAGGAAAACTACACAGAACAG GAAGATACTTGCTTACACGGTCAAGACCTGAATGTCACCAATGAAAGTGTGGCAGACCAGGAAATGGTTCTTCAGGTGGATAACCTGTCATCTCCAATTGCAATATCAAATCCAGAAAATTGTTCTGGAGCGGAATTGTTTCCTGTACTTTCAAGTTATACTTTAGATCAACATGGTGAACAAGCATCTGCTCCGAATGCATTGTTTCATGAGAAATTATGTTATGGCTCCAATGTTAAACTTTGTAGGAAATATAAAAGTTATGATCCAAAAGGACATTTGTTGTCTGGTACTGCTATTTCAAGGCAATTGGATGATGAATCGTTCGAATGTGATGGTTCAATGCCAGAATTTGAGAGGTTTGACGTTCCTGTTGAATTTGACAGCCCACCTACCGGAAAAAGGCCATTTGAGGATCTTTACGATTCTAATGCAGCAAGTGGTGTCTGGGAAACTTTGTCTGGGAAACCTAGAAACTATTCCTTCTCTGATGAACTGCAACAATACAGTGGTAGTGACAGTCGCAGCATCATGGACTCTTTCGGATGTGGATTAGAACTTGATACCTTTTTTATTTCCGATGCTGTAGCCTCATGTTCCTCAGATGCTAACAGCAGACAAGAGATCAATGAAACTCCGTTGACTCCATCAGTTGAAAAATATAGCCTCCGGAAATTTCCATCAAGATCTGGATCTGGTTCAGAACATATGGGTTCTATTCCTGAACTTGAATGCTTCCGAATTGATGAAGACAACATCATCACGGAAGAGGATGAGCACCAAGATATGTTACCTGGATCTGTAGATGTGAATTGCTCATTCCAGCAGCAATCTGGCAGAAAAGCACTTCAGGATATCACTGGATTATGTCAAAACAATGGAAATTCTCCGTCTCTTTCAGCAAGATGCATGGATACAGGTAACATAGACTTGAGTGGAGAATCTTTCAGCAGTGAGCTCAAGAATCATTCCAACATGAGAAAGGATCATGGCAACATGAAGCCAAAAGACAGTCATCCTACTTCAGTTAAGAGAGAAGGGAAAGTAACCCGATCTCTTCATGGCAGATTAGGCACGGCAGAAAAACGCAATAGCAGAAATCTGAGACACAGGAGTGAAGCAAATGTTGACAGACAACTTAAGCCTAGCAATATTGTTGCCAATATGACATCTTTTATACCTCTCGTAAAACAGAAGTCGCAACCTACAACAGCGTGCG TTAAAAAAGACGTTAAGGTGAAGGCCCTTAAGGCAGCTGAAGCTGCAAAACGTCTTGAAGAGAAGAAACAAAAGGAGCAAGAAATTCGCAAAGCGGCTGCAAAAGTAGAGCGGGAAAGACTGAAGCGTGAGAaggaacaaaaacaaaaacttgaagaggaaaagaagaaacgagatgaagaggaacaaaagaagaaGCGAGAAGTTGATGCGGCCACTAAGAAGAGGCAgagggaagaaggggaaaagagggAAACAATGAAAAAAAGAAAATGCATTGACGAAGCTCGAAAGCAACAGAAGCAGCCTATGGATAGACGGCGAggcacaaaggatgagaaagataCTCGTCAAAAAGCTTCT GATGCTATGGAGACGAAAAAAAATTTGGTTGATGTAGGCAAAAACCAAGCTAAACTTGAAGAGACTACGGAACCTGCCCTTCCATACAAGGACAATAAAAGTAAGGACGAGAAAGGTGTTGCAGTAGATGAGAGACCTGCAAGTTTTGGATCTGATGCTAAGGAAACTATGCCGAACAGTTTTGAGGAG TCGTATGATATGTCACCGTTCAAAGATtctgacgatgaggaagatgatgaCTTTGAAGATGAACAAGAATCAAGGCGCAGAATGAAATTTGTTCCTACTTGGGCTCG AAAAGAAAACCTGGATAAGATCTTATTATCCAATATAACATTAGACCCTAGAGAAATTTTTGCTCGGAAGTCATCCTTCAACATATCTGATG TTTTCTCGGCCTACATTCCCCAACGTGGCTTAAGATAA